A window of Nocardia arthritidis genomic DNA:
GTCGCGGGAAAGGTGGCCAGCGGCAAAGTCGCGGGCGGCGGTGAGGCTTTCGAGCCCGGCTACCCGAACGGGTCCACCTGGACCCTGCCGCAGATGATCTACAACCTCGGCTTCCAGCGCTTCGACACCGGCTCCGCATGCGTGGTCGCGGTGCTCCTGTTCGCCATCTCCATGGCCTTCACCTCGCTGCTGCTGCGGCGCAGATCCGGCTTCCTGCAAGGAGATTGAGTCATGACGCTGACATCGACCCGCCCGGCGCCGGTGACCCGTCCCCCAGTGGAGCCGACGACCGCGCGCCGCCGCGACGTATTGAGCTGGGTGGCAACGCATTCGCTGGCGATCGCCGCCGCGCTGCTGTTCCTGATGCCGTTCGTCTTTCTCTTCCTGACCTCGGTGATGTCGGACCGGCAGGCGCTCACCTCCGACCTGCTGCCGTCCGAATGGCACTGGGGAAATTACGTGAAGGTCTGGCGCACACCGGGATTCCTCACCTGGTGGCGCAATACGCTCGTCTACGCGACGGCGGGCACGGCGCTCACCCTGCTGTCCAGCATCCCGGTGGCCTACGCGCTGGCCAAATTCCGCTTCCGCGGCAGCAATCTGGCGCTGATGGCGGTGATCTCGATGATGATGCTGCCGCCGCAAGTCACCGTCATCCCGATGTATCTGGTGTGGTCCAAACAGTTTCACCTCACCGGCTCGCTGTGGCCGCTGATCGTGCCGCTGGCCTTCGGCGACGCGTTCTCCATCTTCCTGCTGCGGCAATTCCTGCTCACCATTCCCGACGAATACCTGGAGGCGGCCAGGATCGACGGCTGCGGCTCGTTGCGCACCCTGCTGCGGGTGGTGCTGCCGATGTCGCGGCCCGGCATCGCCGCCGTCGCGCTGTTCCAGTTCTTCTATTGCTGGAACGACTATTTCGGACCGCAGATCTACGCGAGCGAGAATCCGGCCGCCTGGACGCTCAGCTACGGCCTCGAGTCGTTCAAGAGCGAACACCACACCAATTGGAATCTCACCATGGCCGCGACGCTGCTGGTGATGGCGCCGGTGATCATCCTTTTCTTCTTCGCCCAGAAGGCCTTCATCGAGGGCGTGACACTGACAGGGGTCAAAGGCTGATGTCCGCACTGAAACTCGCCGTCGTCGGCGGCGGTTCCACCTACACCCCGGAATTGATCGACGGTTTCGCGCGGCTGCGCGACGCGCTGCCGGTCGGCGAACTGGTACTGATCGATCCGGCCGCCGATCGGCTGGAACTCGTTGCCGGACTGGCCCGCCGGATCTTCGCCGCGCAGGGACATCCCGGGCGGATCGAGACCGCCGCGACGGTGGACGCCGTGCGCGACGCCGACGCCGTGCTGCTACAGCTGCGGATCGGCGGGCAGGCCGCGCGCAACGAGGACGAGACCTGGCCGCTGGACTGCGGCTGTGTCGGGCAGGAGACGACCGGCGCCGGCGGGCTGGCCAAGGCGTTGCGCACGGTGCCCGTCGTGCTCGATATCGCCGAAAAGGTCCGTGCCGCTTGCCCGGACGCGTGGATCGTCGACTTCACCAATCCGGTGGGCATCGTCACGCGCGCGCTGCAGAACGCGGGGCACCGAGCCGTCGGACTGTGCAATGTCGCGATCGGATTCCAGCGAAAGTTCGCGCGGCACTTGGGCGTCGATCCCGAGCTGATCCGGCTCGACCATATCGGCCTCAACCATCTCACCTGGGAGCGCGGGGTCACCTTGCTCGATCGGCCCGGCGCGGAGACCGGGCAGGAGGCGCTGCCGAAACTGCTCGCCGACTTCGGTGCTCAGATCGCCGAAGATATCCGGCTGCCAACGGAATTCGTCCGGCGGCTGGGCGTCGTTCCGTCGTACTATCTGCGCTACTTCTATCAGCACGACGCGGTGGTGGCGGAATCGCGGACCAAAGGTTCGCGGGCCGCGGAGGTGGCGGCCATCGAACGACAACTGCTGGACATGTATGCCGATCCGGCACTGGACACCAAACCGGCGCTGCTCGAAAAACGCGGCGGCGCATACTATTCCGAGGCAGCGGTGCAGTTGCTCGGCGCACTGCTCGGCACCGGCGGCGGCGTACACGTCGTCGACACCCGCAACGACGGCACGCTGCCGTTCCTGCCCGACGACGCCGTCATCGAGGTGCAGGCGCGGGTCGACGCGGGCACGGTGCGCCCGCTGCCGCAGCGCCCGGTCGAACCGCTCTTCGCCGGACTGATCGCGCATACCGCCGCCTACGAGGAGCTGGCGCTGCGGGCCGCGCTGGAGGGCGGGCGCGACCGGGTATTCGATGCGCTGCTGGCGCACCCGCTGGTCGGTCAGCTGGATACGGCCGACCGGCTCACCGATGAGCTCATCGCCCACAATCGCGCCTACCTGGCCTGGGCATGAACGAATCATGCCCGGCCCCAACGGAATCGGACGGGGTGCACATGATGATTCGACGGGGGGTGGCGGTCGGATGACGGGTGGGCCCGAGCAGGTCCCCGGTGTCCTAGCGATCGATGGCGGCAACAGCAAAACCGATATCGCCCTGGTCGCGCTCGACGGCACCGTCCTGGCCACCGCTCGCGGTGCGGGTTACGCCCCGTACCGCGACGGTGCCGAAGGCGCGATCGGCGGCATCCGCCCGCTGGTCGAATCCGTCGCCGAGCAGGCCGGGCTGCGGCCGGGACGGCTGCTCACCACCCGGGTCAGCGCCTGTATGGCCAACGTGGACTTGCCAATTGAGGAGGAACGGCTGCACGCAGCCATCGCGTCCGAGCCGTGGGGCCGGACGGCCGCCGTCACCAACGACACCTTCGGTCTGCTGCGCGCGGGCACCGACGGACCGCACGGGGTCGCGGTGGTGTGCGGGGCGGGCATCAATTGCGTCGGGCTGCGACCGGACGGGCGGACCGCGCGATTCCCGGCGCTCGGCGCGTTGACCGGGGACTGGGGCGGTGGCTCGGGTATGGCCACCGCGGCCATGTGGCACGCGGCCCGCGCCGAGGACGGCCGGGGCGAGCCGACCGCGTTATCCGCCGCTATCGGAACGTATTTCGGGCTGCCGGGCGCCAATGCGGTGGCCGAGGCGATCCATCTCGGCGAGCTCGCCGAACATCGCCTGCACGAGCTGGTGCGGGTGCTCTTCGACACCGCCGAGGCGGGTGATCCGACGGCGCTGCGGCTGGTCGACCGGCAGGCCGACGAGATCACCCGGCTCACGCTGGTGGCGCTGCGCAGGCTCGAACTGCTCGATCAGCCGACACCGGTGGTCCTCGGCGGCGGCGTGCTCGCGGCCAGGCAACCGCTGTTGATCGACAATGTCACGGCCCGGCTCGCCGCCGCCGCACCGCTCGCCGAGCCCCGGATCGTCGTCGCCCCACCGGTTCTCGGCGCCGCGCTGCTCGGCCTCGACCACATCGGCGCGACGCCCGCCGCCCGGCACCGCCTGCGCGACGCCTACCCGACCACGATCATGCCGAGCGTTTCGCCGCGCGCGGACGGGCAGCGAACTCCGGTGCGAGACTGAGGATTCAGAGCTTCAGCAGCGTCGCGAACGTCTCGCCGAGTACGGCGTCGCGGACCGCGCCGGGTGTGGTCACCCGTTCGATCGTGGTGCGGGAGATCAGCGGATCGCCGTAGGGTGCGTCCGAGCCGAACATGGTCCGCTCCGGTAGTTCGGCGATGGCCAGCTTCACCGCGAAAATCACCGGGGCGGTTGACAATTCGAGATACATATTGGGGGTGTCCCGAACCAGCTCGATGGCGGTGAGCCAGTTCGCCCCGCCCGCCTGACTGATCACCAGGGGCACCGGATAGCGGCGCGCCAGTTCGGCGAGCGTGTGCAGATCGTCGTTGGTGGTCGGGGCGTAACCGTGCACGACCACCGGCAGCCCGCCGTGATCGGCGGCGGCGCGCAGCACCGGCTCGATGCGCGCGGCCGCGCCCGGCGGCGGCGTCAGCTCACCGATGCCCCGCAGGCCGCGGCCGGCCACCTCACGCGCGACGTACTCCTCGATGTCGTCGGGCGCCAGATCGAGCCGAACCGTTCCGAAGCCGATGAAGCGGTCGGGATGGGCGGCGAGCGCGTCATCCAATTCCCGCCAGGCCGTGCGGAAACTCGCCGGATCGGAGCGCCCGTCCAGCGCGGTCGCCAGCACGCTCATCTCGTCCCGGAACGTGGCCAGATCGGTGGCCCGCTCCGGATGCGGCCGGGTGGCGAACAGCACCGCACGGTCGATACCTGCCTCGTCGAGCAGTGCGATGTGGTCGCGCACCGGCTCGTGCACGTGGCTGTGGGCGTCGATGATCACGAAATCCTCCGGGTTGGTTCGGTTTGCGGAATACGACCGCCGACCGAGTGTTGAACCTTGACATTGTGGCAAGGTCAAGCGAAGGGATCCGCGCGGGTGTTGATCGGGCAGTTGGCCGAACGTACCGGCACCAGTGAGCGCCAGCTCCGCTATTACGAGCGCACCGGACTGCTCGACGCGCAGCGGCAGGCCAACGGATATCGCGACTACGACGGGTCCGCCGAACGCACGGTGCACCAGATCCGCACCCTGCTCGCCGCCGGCCTGCCGACCCGGGTCATCAAGCAGGTACTGCCGTGCGCGCTGGGCGACGGCTCGCTGCGCCCGTGCCCGGGCATCGTGTCGACGCTGCGCACCCGGCTGGCCGAATTGGATGAGCGGGCAACGGAATTGGCCGAGGCGCAGCGAACGCTGCGGCGGGTGATCGACGCGGCCGAATCCGCGGGCTGATCAGAGGTCGGCGGGATCGCCGACGTGGGAGACGCCGCGGTCGTCGCGGCGGCGCTGCACATCGTGCAGCAGGATCGTCAAAAGCTCGGTCAGCTGACTGCGCTGTTCCGGATTCAGGCCGGATAAGAGTTCGACCTCTCTGGTGAGCACCCGGTCGACCGTGCGCTCCACCAGCCGATGCCCCGCCGGCGTCAGCTTGACCAGGACGCTTCGTCCGTCCGGGCCGGGACGGCGCTGCACCAGACCTTCGTTTTCGGCGCGCGCCACCCGCTGTGAGATCGCGCCAGCGGTGACCAGGGTCCGTTTGGCGAGTTCCCTGGTCGTCAGCGTGTAGGGCGGCGAACTACGGCGCAGCACACTGAGCAGATCCAGTGTGGCCGAATCGATTTCGGCGTCCGCCAACACCTTCCGGCGGTCTTCGCCGAGCAGTTTGGCCAGCCGCCAGACGCGGGTGACGATGCCGATCGACTCGGTGGGGGTGCCGGGCCGTTCGCGCTGCCACGCCTCGGCGATCTCGTCCACCGGGTCCGGATCGGAACCGTTGCCGGTGTCCGATGCGAGCGTCATGAAGTACCTCCTCATTCGATGCCGACAAGGATAAACCGGTTGACGTTCAGCACTGAACGATACTAGCGTTTAGACCTAAACAGATCGATTGGAGGATTTATGACTCGCACCGTTCTGGTCACCGGCGGCGGAACCGGAATCGGCTACGCGGTGGCCGACCGATTCAGCGGCGAAGGCGACGAGGTATATATCACCGGACGCCGCAAGGAAATTCTGCAAGAATGCGCTGCCGCATTGGGCGACAACGTGCACCCGCTGCCCTGCGACAACACCGATCCCGACCAGTTGGCCGCCGCTGTCGCCGACCTGCCGGACCGAATCGATGTCCTGGTCAACAATGCGGGCGGCAATACCGACTTCACCGCGACACCGCGGGATGGGCTGCGCGCGCTGGCCGACCGATGGCTGGCCAACCTCAATTCCAATGTGCTGAGCGCGGTGCTGACCACGCATGCCGTCGGTGACCGTCTCGCCACCGGCGGGTCCGTCGTTCATATAGGTTCGATCGCCGCGGACCAGGGCGCCGGATCATACGGCGCCGCCAAAGCCGCGGTGGCGGCCTGGAATGTCGACCTCGCCCGCGAACTCGGGCCGCGCGGGATCACCTCGAATGTGGTGTCACCGGGATATATTCAGGACACCGAGTTCTTCCACGACAAACTCACCGCCGACCGCATCGACTATTTGATCTCCCGCACGATGACCGGCAGAGCCGGTGCGCCCTCGGATATCGCGGAAACAATTCATTTTCTCGCCTCGCCCGGCGCTCGGCATATCACCGGTCAGGTAATAAATGTGAACGGTGGCGCATTTACCAGTCGATAGCGACTACTGCATCTTCAGTACGGCCGAATGCCTGTACCTGTATGACGACGACTACCGGGCCGCGCCTAGATCATCGAGCGCATGGCTACCTTTCTCAACCGGCTCGGCCGGTTCTGCTTCGAGAAACGGCGGATCGTCGTGCTGTTCTGGCTGGGTCTGCTGGCCGTGCTGGCATTCTGCGCGGCCAGATCGCCGGATGCGGCCGACAGCGCGATCTCCATGCCGGGCACGGAATCGCAGCGGGCATTCGACCTACTCGATCAGCGCTTCCCCGGACTCGAATCCGATGGCGCGGATGCGCGAATCGTTTTCGCGGCGCCGCCCGGCCAGCAGATCACCGCCGCGCAGAACAAGCCGGTGGTCGACAAGGTGGTCGCGGATGTGGCGCACGGACCGCAGATCGCACGCGCAGTCGACCCGTTCCAGGTGGGCACGGTCAGCCAGGACAGGACCACGGCCTACGCGAGCATCAGCTATAACGCTTCCAGCAACAACATCACCGACGCGACCAAATCCGCATTGGAGAAGGCGGTCGACGCCGGCCGCGCGTCCGGGCTCACCGTCGAATTCGGCGGCACGGTGCTGCAGGCGCCGCCCGAGATGGGCGCCACCGAGGTGATCGGCGTCGCCGTCGCCGCGGTCGTGCTGCTCATCACCTTCGGATCCCTTGCGGCGGCGGGACTTCCGCTCATCACCGCGCTCGTCGGGATCGGCTGCGGCGTCGCCGCCATCGTGACGCTCGGCCAGTCGTTCACCACCAGCATGCTGGCCATGATGCTCGGGCTCGCGGTCGGCATCGATTACGCGCTGTTCATCGTCTCCCGCTACCGGGCCGAGCGCGCCGCCGGGCACTGCGCGGTCGATGCGGCGGGCCGCGCGGTGGGCACGGCGGGGTCGGCGGTAGTCTTCGCCGGGCTCACCGTGGTCATCGCGCTCACGGGGCTGTCGGTGGTCGGTCTGCCCGTGCTCACCAAGATGGGTTCGGCGGCGGCGGGCACCGTGCTGGTCTCCGTACTGATCGCGCTGACCCTGCTGCCCGCACTCCTCGGCTTCCTCCAGAACGCGGTGCTGCCACGCGGGTTCCGCACTCGCACGGACCGAAACACCAAGGACGGCTTGGGAGTTCGCTGGGCACGCTTCGTCATCCGCAGGCCTGTCCCGGTGCTGCTGATCGCGGTGGCCGGGCTCGGCGCGCTCGCCCTGCCCGTGCGGGATCTGACGCTCGGCATGCCGAGCGATGCGACGAAACCGACCTCGACCACACAGCGCCGCGCATACGACGCGCTCGCCGCGGGATTCGGCGTCGGCGCCAACGGACCGTTCACGGTGGTCGTCGATGCGAAGGACGCGGCCGACCCGAAGGCCGCGATGGCCGAGGCGGCGAAAATCCTCACGGGGACAAAGGGAATCGTTTCGGTTTCCCCGCCGATGCCCAACCAGGCCGGTGACACCGCCGTGCTCACCGCGATACCGGCGACGTCGCCGACCGCCGACGCCACCAAGGAGCTGGTGCACACCCTGCGCGCCGAATCGGGCGTGCTGCGCTCGGAGACCGGGGCGCGGATGCTGGTCACCGGGTCGACCGCGGTGAATATCGACATGTCGCAGAAGCTCACCGACGCGCTGCTGCCCTACCTCGCGGTGGTGGTCGGGTTGGCAATCCTGTTGCTGATCATCGTATTCCGGTCGCTGCTGGTACCGCTCAAGGCGGCCCTGGGCTTCCTGCTCTCGGTGGGCGCGGCGCTCGGTGTGATCGTCGCGGTATTCCAATGGGGTTGGCTGGCCGACCAACTCGGCGTCGAGGCGACCGGGCCCGTGATGAGCCTGATGCCGATATTCCTCATCGGCCTGGTATTCGGCCTGGCAATGGATTACGAGGTCTTCCTGGTGACCCGGATCCGGGAAGCCTACGCGCACGGCGAATCTCCCGCCGAGGCCGTCGTCACCGGATTCCGGCACAACGCGAAGGTGGTCGCCGCTGCGGCGACCATCATGATCGCCGTCTTCGCCGGATTCGCGGGCACCAGCGATTCGATGATCAAGATGATGGGAATCGGCCTGGCGGCGGCGGTTTCGTTCGACGCGTTCGTCGTCCGCATGTCGGTGGTTCCGGCCGTGCTCGCACTGCTCGGCGACAAGGCGTGGTGGCTGCCGCGCCGCCTCGGGCGGATCCTGCCGAACGTGGATATCGAGGGCGATGGTCTGCGCGATCTCGACACACCCGATGAGACAGGCGAACTCGTGTCCGCACACGAGTGATGCGGCCAGTGCGGGGAAGGCCCTAGTTTCGGAATACAGGAAGGGAGCCGATGTCCAGGGACTGGTGGCAGCCGCTGCAACGTCATCCGCGGCTGGTCGACATCACCCTCGCGGTCGCGCTGTGCGGGATCGCGCTCCTGGCAAGCACATTGGACACCAACGGCCGCGCACCCGAAATCGTCCGGCCCATCTCCCCCTCGGTGGTCCCGGTCGCCGTGATCGCCGCCGTCGCGCTGCTGTGGCATCGCAGCCGGCCGCGGGCCGTGCTCGCGGTGACCACCGGCTGCGGCGTCGTCTTCGCGGCGATGGGGTACGACATTTCCGCGCCGCTCGTCGGCCCCACCTTCGTTGCGGCGTATTCCGTCGGCTGGCGGGCGGATCGCGATTCGGAGTACGTCTACCCGCCGCTCGCCGGGATCGTGCTGCTGACCGCAGCCCTGGTATTGCGACCCGGCCCGCTGTTCGGCGCGGGCCGGGTCACCCTCGTCGCCGGATTCCTGCTGGCCGGCGCCTTCGCCGAAATGTCGCGCAGCAGAAAGAACTATCTCGCCGCCATGCGCGCGCGGGCGGAACTGGCCGAGCGCACCAGGGAGGACGAGGCGCGCCACCGCGTCGCCGAGGAACGCGTCCGCATCGCCCGCGAACTGCACGATATCGTCGCCCACCACATGGCGCTCGCGCACGCGCAGGCATCCACCGCCGCCTACCTGGTGCGCACCAAACCCGAACAGGCGCAACAAGTTCTCGATCAGCTGGCCGCGACCACCGCATCGGCGCTGCGCGAACTCGGGGCGACGGTCGGACTGCTGCGCCGCGAGGACGACCCGGCGGCCCCGCTGGAACCGGCGCCGGGACTGTCCCGCCTCCCGGAACTGCTCGCCTCGTTCGAGCAGATGGGATTGCGCGTCTCGCTGTCGGTGGTCGGTGAGCCGCGACAACTTTCCCCCGGCGTCGACCTGACGGCCTATCGAATCGTGCAGGAGGCCCTGACCAACGTCACCAAACACGCTCCGGCGGCGGCGGTTTCGGTCCGATTGGCCTATTCGCTTTCGCTGCTGACGATTACCGTCACCAACGACGGCGACGGCGCGCAGCAGCCCGGCGAAGCCGGATTCGGCCTGATCGGCATGAACGAGCGAGCCCTCTCCGTCGGCGGGCAACTCCTGGCCGGATCCCGGCCGGGCGGCGGCTTCGAGGTGTCGACGAGACTACCGCTGGAACCGCGCGGGCAGGAGAACCGACGATGACCATCCGCGTCGTGATAGCCGACGACCAGGCGCTGCTGGCGGGCACCTTCCGGATGCTGATCGATTCCGCCGACGATATGACGGTGGTCGGCGTCGCCGGAAATGGAAGGCAGGCAATCGATCTCGCGCGCGCGACGAAACCCGACGTGGTCCTGATGGATATCCGCATGCCGGATCTCGACGGCCTGGCCGCGACACAGGAGATCTGCCGAGACCCGGATCTGCAGACCACCCGGGTACTCATCCTCACCACCTTCGAACTCGACGAATACGTGGCCAGGGCGCTGCGCGCCGGGGCGAGCGGATTCCTCGGCAAAAGCGTGGGCCCGGAGGAACTCCTGAGCGCCATCCGCACCATCGCAGCCGGTGACGCCCTGCTGTCCCCCACTGCCACAAGGACGCTCATCGCCCACTTCCTCGCCCGCCCCGTGGTGCACAACGCCACCAGCGATACGCTGACCGCGCTCACGGCACGGGAGAGCGAGGTCGTGGAGTTGGTCGCCGAGGGGCTGTCCAACGAGGAGATCGCCGAACGAATGTTCTTGAGTCCACTCACCATTCGCACGCACGTGCAGCGCGCGATGTCGAAACTGGGCGCCCGCCACCGCGCCCAACTGGTCGTCATCGCATTCCAGTCCGGATTGGTTCGGGTCGAGCCGCCGCGCTGATGTCTTGTGCGGCAATGCTTTCGAGATTTCACCTATTTGCGTGCGTGCGCACGCATATAGTAACGTGTGTCGCGGCCCGATTCCCCACTCGCACAAGGCAACCCGGTTCGCCGCCGATCAGAACGGATTCGACGAAATGCCCGTATACCAACCCGAACAGGTCGATTACGAACTCGCGCACGCGTTCAACGACGGCGACCTCGAACGCGCCTGCTCCCTCTACGAGGCGGGGGCGGGCGTGCGCCGACTGGCCGAGGACGGCGGCACCGTCGCCACCGGCGACGAGGGCATCCGAGAGGCCATGGCCCGCTACGTGAACCTCACCCCCACCATGCGGATCACCGTCCACCACGTCACCCGCGCGGGCGATATCGCACTGCTGCGCAGCCAGTGGATCATCACCGGCACCGATGCGGCGGGCGCACCGATAGAGTTGTCCCACAACGGCATCGAGGTCGTCCGGCGACAAGCGGACGGCACCTGGAAGTTCGTCATCGACCACCCCTACGGCGCCGACCCCGAGTTCAGCCTCCCCGTCGCGGACATCCCCGCACCGCCCGTCGGTTGAATCGACGCGAATCGGGTTCCCCAGTGCCGCCCTCGCCGCCTTCTCCCTGGGACGTAAAGAATCCCCAAATGGAAGTATCGTCGGTGCGGCGCGGTGCTTCTAGGTTCAACTGTATGACTGATAAAGAATTTCGGTCGAGCAGGCGACAGGTCTTGGGAGTGCTTGGCACTGCTGGGATTTCGGCGGTCGCGGCATCCGTGGTTACCGGCGCCGTCTCGGGTGCACGGACCACCGCGCCCGCCGAACTGTCGTGTTCGACAATACTTTCACCAGAGGAAATCGAAGGCCCGTACTTCGTCGACAACGAGCCGGTGCGCGGCGATATCTCCGAGGGGAAACCCGGCCTGCCGGTGAACCTGCGGTTGACGCTGATCGATATCGGGTCCTGCACGCCGATGGTCAACGCCATGATCGCGGTCTGGCACTG
This region includes:
- a CDS encoding 6-phospho-beta-glucosidase, coding for MSALKLAVVGGGSTYTPELIDGFARLRDALPVGELVLIDPAADRLELVAGLARRIFAAQGHPGRIETAATVDAVRDADAVLLQLRIGGQAARNEDETWPLDCGCVGQETTGAGGLAKALRTVPVVLDIAEKVRAACPDAWIVDFTNPVGIVTRALQNAGHRAVGLCNVAIGFQRKFARHLGVDPELIRLDHIGLNHLTWERGVTLLDRPGAETGQEALPKLLADFGAQIAEDIRLPTEFVRRLGVVPSYYLRYFYQHDAVVAESRTKGSRAAEVAAIERQLLDMYADPALDTKPALLEKRGGAYYSEAAVQLLGALLGTGGGVHVVDTRNDGTLPFLPDDAVIEVQARVDAGTVRPLPQRPVEPLFAGLIAHTAAYEELALRAALEGGRDRVFDALLAHPLVGQLDTADRLTDELIAHNRAYLAWA
- a CDS encoding MarR family winged helix-turn-helix transcriptional regulator, whose product is MTLASDTGNGSDPDPVDEIAEAWQRERPGTPTESIGIVTRVWRLAKLLGEDRRKVLADAEIDSATLDLLSVLRRSSPPYTLTTRELAKRTLVTAGAISQRVARAENEGLVQRRPGPDGRSVLVKLTPAGHRLVERTVDRVLTREVELLSGLNPEQRSQLTELLTILLHDVQRRRDDRGVSHVGDPADL
- a CDS encoding response regulator transcription factor, producing the protein MTIRVVIADDQALLAGTFRMLIDSADDMTVVGVAGNGRQAIDLARATKPDVVLMDIRMPDLDGLAATQEICRDPDLQTTRVLILTTFELDEYVARALRAGASGFLGKSVGPEELLSAIRTIAAGDALLSPTATRTLIAHFLARPVVHNATSDTLTALTARESEVVELVAEGLSNEEIAERMFLSPLTIRTHVQRAMSKLGARHRAQLVVIAFQSGLVRVEPPR
- a CDS encoding N-acetylglucosamine kinase, with the translated sequence MTGGPEQVPGVLAIDGGNSKTDIALVALDGTVLATARGAGYAPYRDGAEGAIGGIRPLVESVAEQAGLRPGRLLTTRVSACMANVDLPIEEERLHAAIASEPWGRTAAVTNDTFGLLRAGTDGPHGVAVVCGAGINCVGLRPDGRTARFPALGALTGDWGGGSGMATAAMWHAARAEDGRGEPTALSAAIGTYFGLPGANAVAEAIHLGELAEHRLHELVRVLFDTAEAGDPTALRLVDRQADEITRLTLVALRRLELLDQPTPVVLGGGVLAARQPLLIDNVTARLAAAAPLAEPRIVVAPPVLGAALLGLDHIGATPAARHRLRDAYPTTIMPSVSPRADGQRTPVRD
- a CDS encoding amidohydrolase family protein, translating into MIIDAHSHVHEPVRDHIALLDEAGIDRAVLFATRPHPERATDLATFRDEMSVLATALDGRSDPASFRTAWRELDDALAAHPDRFIGFGTVRLDLAPDDIEEYVAREVAGRGLRGIGELTPPPGAAARIEPVLRAAADHGGLPVVVHGYAPTTNDDLHTLAELARRYPVPLVISQAGGANWLTAIELVRDTPNMYLELSTAPVIFAVKLAIAELPERTMFGSDAPYGDPLISRTTIERVTTPGAVRDAVLGETFATLLKL
- a CDS encoding SDR family NAD(P)-dependent oxidoreductase; amino-acid sequence: MTRTVLVTGGGTGIGYAVADRFSGEGDEVYITGRRKEILQECAAALGDNVHPLPCDNTDPDQLAAAVADLPDRIDVLVNNAGGNTDFTATPRDGLRALADRWLANLNSNVLSAVLTTHAVGDRLATGGSVVHIGSIAADQGAGSYGAAKAAVAAWNVDLARELGPRGITSNVVSPGYIQDTEFFHDKLTADRIDYLISRTMTGRAGAPSDIAETIHFLASPGARHITGQVINVNGGAFTSR
- a CDS encoding YybH family protein, with protein sequence MPVYQPEQVDYELAHAFNDGDLERACSLYEAGAGVRRLAEDGGTVATGDEGIREAMARYVNLTPTMRITVHHVTRAGDIALLRSQWIITGTDAAGAPIELSHNGIEVVRRQADGTWKFVIDHPYGADPEFSLPVADIPAPPVG
- a CDS encoding carbohydrate ABC transporter permease, with product MTLTSTRPAPVTRPPVEPTTARRRDVLSWVATHSLAIAAALLFLMPFVFLFLTSVMSDRQALTSDLLPSEWHWGNYVKVWRTPGFLTWWRNTLVYATAGTALTLLSSIPVAYALAKFRFRGSNLALMAVISMMMLPPQVTVIPMYLVWSKQFHLTGSLWPLIVPLAFGDAFSIFLLRQFLLTIPDEYLEAARIDGCGSLRTLLRVVLPMSRPGIAAVALFQFFYCWNDYFGPQIYASENPAAWTLSYGLESFKSEHHTNWNLTMAATLLVMAPVIILFFFAQKAFIEGVTLTGVKG
- a CDS encoding sensor histidine kinase, producing MSRDWWQPLQRHPRLVDITLAVALCGIALLASTLDTNGRAPEIVRPISPSVVPVAVIAAVALLWHRSRPRAVLAVTTGCGVVFAAMGYDISAPLVGPTFVAAYSVGWRADRDSEYVYPPLAGIVLLTAALVLRPGPLFGAGRVTLVAGFLLAGAFAEMSRSRKNYLAAMRARAELAERTREDEARHRVAEERVRIARELHDIVAHHMALAHAQASTAAYLVRTKPEQAQQVLDQLAATTASALRELGATVGLLRREDDPAAPLEPAPGLSRLPELLASFEQMGLRVSLSVVGEPRQLSPGVDLTAYRIVQEALTNVTKHAPAAAVSVRLAYSLSLLTITVTNDGDGAQQPGEAGFGLIGMNERALSVGGQLLAGSRPGGGFEVSTRLPLEPRGQENRR
- a CDS encoding MMPL family transporter, with the translated sequence MATFLNRLGRFCFEKRRIVVLFWLGLLAVLAFCAARSPDAADSAISMPGTESQRAFDLLDQRFPGLESDGADARIVFAAPPGQQITAAQNKPVVDKVVADVAHGPQIARAVDPFQVGTVSQDRTTAYASISYNASSNNITDATKSALEKAVDAGRASGLTVEFGGTVLQAPPEMGATEVIGVAVAAVVLLITFGSLAAAGLPLITALVGIGCGVAAIVTLGQSFTTSMLAMMLGLAVGIDYALFIVSRYRAERAAGHCAVDAAGRAVGTAGSAVVFAGLTVVIALTGLSVVGLPVLTKMGSAAAGTVLVSVLIALTLLPALLGFLQNAVLPRGFRTRTDRNTKDGLGVRWARFVIRRPVPVLLIAVAGLGALALPVRDLTLGMPSDATKPTSTTQRRAYDALAAGFGVGANGPFTVVVDAKDAADPKAAMAEAAKILTGTKGIVSVSPPMPNQAGDTAVLTAIPATSPTADATKELVHTLRAESGVLRSETGARMLVTGSTAVNIDMSQKLTDALLPYLAVVVGLAILLLIIVFRSLLVPLKAALGFLLSVGAALGVIVAVFQWGWLADQLGVEATGPVMSLMPIFLIGLVFGLAMDYEVFLVTRIREAYAHGESPAEAVVTGFRHNAKVVAAAATIMIAVFAGFAGTSDSMIKMMGIGLAAAVSFDAFVVRMSVVPAVLALLGDKAWWLPRRLGRILPNVDIEGDGLRDLDTPDETGELVSAHE
- a CDS encoding MerR family transcriptional regulator — translated: MTLWQGQAKGSARVLIGQLAERTGTSERQLRYYERTGLLDAQRQANGYRDYDGSAERTVHQIRTLLAAGLPTRVIKQVLPCALGDGSLRPCPGIVSTLRTRLAELDERATELAEAQRTLRRVIDAAESAG